The segment GTATCGGGGCACAGGGTCTACGAGGTTGACCATCCACTGACCCAGAAAGACAAACAAGCCCGCATTGCCCGTGCAGGATGGCGCACCCCGGAAAATCTTACTTTTGTACCGGATGATTTTGCAAAAGACCGCCTTTCGGAACGGTTGGTTACAAGCGGCTTCGATAAAAGGAACGAAACGCTGTTTTCGTGGCTGGGTGTAACGTACTATCTTTCTGCGGAGGAGATTGATAAGACTCTTAGCGAAATTGCCGACCTTTCCGCAGAAGGGAGCGCACTTGTGTTCGACTGCCCGGACGAGGGCTTCTTCTCCGCATCCGAAAAAAGAGTGCAAAACACCATTATGATGGCAAAGGCAGGCGGTGAACCGATGCAGTCGGCGTTTTCGTATGCGGAACTGGAAAAGCTGCTGGGCAGACACGGCTTTCGGATCTATGATTGGCTGACTCCCTGCAACATTCAGACCCGCATCATAGAAAGTGCCGGGGCCAATCTGAAAGCATTTGAACACGTCAATTATTGCCTTGCGGTCAGAAAAAATTGAACCTTTATGTAGGCTTCCACATCCGTGTTGATGTCGTACTTGCCGAGCAAACTGTACAGTTCTTTTGGAACGCTCAAGGCATCAATATCATGGGTAGCACGGGTCAGCTTGCCCAGCAAAATGAACTCACTGCCGCCCACGATCACCATCTGATAGCGGTCGTTATTGTCGATCATCAGGTCTGCATCTTCGTCCAGACGTTCCAGATGCTTGCGGAGGTCATCTAAGATCATCTTTCCCATAAAACAGCATTTCGTATTTTCAATAATAGTATTTTCTAAAATCATTTTACAGAAAAGAAATCCGATTGCCAAGCACAAATCAACGACATTTCATACAATTCATACTACCATGTTGTCAGTCCACATCTCACACTGGCTAATGACCGTGCTGATTGCCGTATCATATGCCACCGGTGGATACTTAAATTTTTTCAGTAAGTGTTTCACCATCTTACGCATACTCGCACGGGCAGTTTCTTTTTTCTGCAGGTCTATTACGCTTGCATTACTGAATTTCTGCGTTTCCAGCCATCTCCATTGCAGCGTTCGATTGACACAGGTTGAGTTATCGGCAGATACAGCAAACACAACGGGCAGCTCTGGTAACAGAGCTGCCCGTTGTGTTCGTTTATGAAAAGGAGAACTTAGATCTCATACCACTTGATCTCGTTGGCATCCAGATGCAGAGCAAAGCTGCTGCCGTCTGTGGTGTAAACGGTGGTGTCCTGCGGCTCGTACGTGTTGTTCACCACACAATACTTGCCGTTCTTGACGTAGGCGTGAACTTCTACATTATAATTGGAGCTGAACCATGTATGCAGTTCCTCCTCGCTGTGGGCACTCCACAGGATAGCGCGGTAAAGGGTGCGGCTGTTGGCAAAACTGTAAGGCACACCGCTGATGTACACGGCACGACCCTTGCCGAAGTCGTGTGCCGCCATCTGCACTTCTTTGTTCCGCTGCACCAGCACCTCGGTGCCTTCCAGCGCATAGATGTTCTTCTTACCTTCGCCAAAGTCGATGGGCTGGTCGGCGTCTTTCAGGATGAAGTGGTCCGGGTGTTCTTCCCAGTTGTACTTGTCGTAGTTCAGGGTGAAGCCGTTTTCTTCTTCCACGCCCAACACGCTGGCAAGCTGGAGAATGTGGCCCTGATACGGGTGACCGGAAGGCTCACCCACGCCGATAAAGCCGCCGCCGTTCCAGACGAACTTGCGGATAGCGGAGGAGATCTCCGGGTCTTCCCACCAGATGCCGCCGGTGTGTGCGGTGTCGGCATCGCCGACATTGATAATGACATCCAACGAATCCAGCAGATGCGGGTCGTTCTTGATATCCTCAAAGCTGATAAACTTCACATCAAAGGGCGCACCGGACAGCATCTCAATGACACCGGCATAGCTATAGTTCTGCTTGTAATAGAGGGCGTGATGTACCATGTGACAGCCCCAAGCCCGCATTTTACCCCAACAGTTCAGCACGGCCACTCGCTTGACACAGTAGGGTGTAGTGCCCTTGATGTTCTCGTACAGTTCGCGGAACTCGTTGCAGACGCTCTCCACGTAGTCCACGAACTCCGGGAACTGCAAGGCCAGTTTCAGATAGCCGCCATAGCCGATGCGGTCGATGGGCTTGCGCAGGATAGCGCGGCGGGCTGTAACCCAGTTCTCCTTGGCTTCCCGCACCGGGTCGCCGCCCTCGTGGAAGGTGTCGGGGAAGAAGTACGGCAGGAAACGGCCCTCGGTGTACTTCACGCCCTCAATGTCAGAGATCAGGCGCAGGGTGGAGCCGTTGCCCACGCTGCCCACTACGGCATCCAGTCCGATGGTCTTGAACTCCGGCATGAAAGGTTCGGTGCCGATCCAGTGATCGCCGAGGAACATCATGGCTTCGCACCCGCACTCGTGGGTGATATCCACCATCTCCTTGGCAAGCTTTGCCACCTCGCGGCGCTGGAAGGCCTGAAAATCCCGGAATTCCTTGCTGGGTACCCGGTACTGGTTGTTGTAGTAGCCCTGATCGATGATGTACTCCGGGCGGAACTTATAGCCAACCTCCTGCTCGAACTGGCTGAGGATATAGGGGCTGACCGAGGCGGAATAGCCGTACCAGTCCACGAACTTCTCCCGCTTCAGCTCGTCGAAGATCAGGGTGAACTGGTGGAAGAAGGTGGTGTAGCGGATAACGTTAACATAGGGGTGCTCTGCAATGAACTTGCGCAGGCGCTCCATGGAATACTTGTGGGTCTTGGGCTGACGCACGTCAAAGGTGATCTGGTGCTCAAAATTCGTCCAGCCGTTGGTGGTAGCGTTGTACATATGCACCGGGTCCCAGATGAGGTAAGCCAGAAAACTGACGGTATACTCATGGAACGGTACGGCCTGTACGGTCACACTGCCGTCGGCGTAGCTCCACTGCTCCGGCGGCACGGGCTGACCGGTGGTTCGATCCATGACCTCCCACCAGCGGGTGATGTCGTCGTTGGTGTTCACCTGCATCAGCTCCGGGCTGATGCCCTTCATCAGCGGGATGGTCACGGTGTCGCCGGGGGCGGTGTAAAAGCCGGTCATGATGTAGCACTGCTGCACCTCGTCCGGGTTTGCCTTTGCCCATGCGTTGTCCTTGCGGGTGGTATAGTAGGTGGAGTAGATCTTGGCGTCCGCATCCTTGAGCTGCTGCGGGAAGTCGGTGCCATCGCAGTCGCGGATGGCATCGGCACCCCACTTTTTTAAGATCTCCAATGTTTCGGGCACAACGTCCAAGTCTGTGGGAATGGTCACGCGCCCGGTCTTTCTCAGTTCGTCCATGGGAAACTCTCCTTTTGCCTCTCTTTGAATTGTAGGGGGTCAATCGTAGGCGGCGTTATACAGCGCCAGCACTGCCAGCAGCAGCGCTACGCCCACCAGCATGATGCCAAGCCCTGCCAGTTGTCCGGTCATTTTCCAGCCGGACACCACCAGCACCAGTGCCAGCACGAACAGCACCAGCATCAGGATCATGCGCAGGGCGGGATGGTTTTTCCAGTATGCTTTCATCGTTTGTCACCTTAACCTTTCAGGCCGCCCACGGTCATGCCCTGCGTCAGCTGCCGCTGCACGCAGATGTACAAAATCAGGGTGGGCAGCATCACCAGCACAAGGCCTGCGTACATGGTACCGTACTGGGCGGCGCTCTGCTGCGCCTGCATCAGGTTCAAAAGACCTACCGGCAGGGTGCGGGGTGCCTTGGTGGAGCTCATCAGGGTCATGGAGATGATATACTCGTTCCAGAAGGACAGGAAGTTGAACAGGATAATGGTGATGATGGAGGGCTTTGCCATGGGGAAGATGATGCGGGTCATGGTGGAAAAATAGCTTGCACCGTCGATATAGGCGGCCTCCTCAAAATCGTGGGGCAGGGTGGCAAAGTAGCCCGACAGCAGGTAGATGGTAAAGGGCAGCGCGGTGGCGGCGTATACCACCGCCAGCACCACCAGATTGTTCAGCAGAAAGCCGCTGCCGAAGTGGCTTTTCAGCCACACATCGCTGTCCCGCAGCATCAAAAAGATGGGCACCACGATGTAGTTCACGTTGATGAACAGGCCCGCCATGAACAGGGTGTTCAGTACCTTGCACCCCTTGAAGTGGAAGCGGGACAGGCAGTAGGCGGCGGGCAGGGCAACGACCAGCAGCAGTGCCAGCGCCAGCGCGGTGACGATGACCGAGTTGAGCATATATTCGCCCATTTTCGCGCCGTTCCATGCGTTGACGAAGTTCTGCCAGTAGAACCCGGCGGGCAGTGCCCAGGGGTTGCCGTAGAACTCTGCATTCTGCTTGATGGAGGCCATGAACACCCATGCCACCGGCACGATGATGGTAACGGCCAGCAGAACCAGCACAAAATAGATGAAAAACTTGTACAGACCTTCCGCAGAGCGGGAAGATTTTTCGGTGGTATTCTGCATCTTCTTCCCTCCTTAAAATTCCAGCGTATCGCGGTTGGTGACCTTGTTGACACAGGCAGACAGGGCAAACGAGAACAGGAAGATGACCACGCCGATGGCCATACTGTAACCATACAGGCCAGCGTCTTTCTGGCTGTACATATAGCTCAGCGCCACATCCGATGCGCCGTTGGGCCCGCCGCTGGTCATGGCCTTGACGAAGAGGAAGGCCATGTTGATGGTAGAGATGATAAAGAAGGTGAGGGTGGTGCGGATATTCGTCCAGATGAGGGGGATGGTGATCTGGAAGAACTGGGTCAGCCGCCCGGCACCGTCCAGATTGGCGCTCTCGTACAGGCTGATGGGCACGGCAGACATGGAGGCCATGTACATGACCATGTAGTAGCCGATGGCCTGCCACACCATGGCAATGATGATGGAGGGGATGACCAGTTTTTCGCCCTTCCACAGGATGGGGTCGCTCATGTTGCGGAACAGGCCGATGATGCTGTTCAGCATGCCGTTTTCCGGCTTATAGATGGCAGAGAAGATGCCGGAGATGACGACCACCGACAGGATGTTGGGGATGTAGAAGATGATGCGGAAAAAGTTCTGGCCTTTGATCTTCTCCCGGGTGAGGATGGCGGCAAATACCAGTGCAAAGGCGAAAGTAATCAGGGTGACCGTTACCACCAGCAGGATCATATTCTGCATGGAGCGGATGAACTGGGCGTCCCGCAGCAGATGCTGGAAGTTTTTAAGCCCCACAAAGGTCTCGTTGGGAGAATAGGCACCCCGCTCATACAAACTCATGCGGAACACGTTGAGGGTGGGCAGGATCATAAAGAGGAAAAACAGGATGGTAGCCGGTGCCACACAGAGGAATACGAACCGTTTGCGGCTTTTATCCGTTCTCATAGGGGATTGACCGCTCCTTTCTTGATGGTACTGTACAGCCCAAAAAAGCGGAGGCGGTAAAAACCGCCCCCGCTGGGCAGGGCTTAATTACTCGATGATGTTGGCGCGCATCTGGTCGCTGGCGGACTTGATGCCGTCGATCCACTGCTGCTCGGTCATGCTGCCGGACACCAGAGAGTTGACAGGGTCGAAGAACACGGTGCGCACTTCTACGCCGGGGATGGCGCTGAAGGCTGCAAAGTTGCCCATGGCGGCCTTTGCGCCGTTGTCGTAGATGGAGTAGAACATCTTGTTGTCGCCTTCCAGACTGTCGGCGATGCCCAGCACAGGCTGGATAGCGCCGCTCTCGGCAAA is part of the Faecalibacterium sp. HTF-F genome and harbors:
- a CDS encoding class I SAM-dependent methyltransferase; translation: MKSQASITALMSSFGRAFHTENEVHPVFVDPLAKELMTAEEYEAVQGYILNGAHFFEPDLNTSGLTDKEIVRLLVNKHIAPSPLCRAAYTESLLKNIAQTGISQYVILGAGMDTFAFREKEFVSGHRVYEVDHPLTQKDKQARIARAGWRTPENLTFVPDDFAKDRLSERLVTSGFDKRNETLFSWLGVTYYLSAEEIDKTLSEIADLSAEGSALVFDCPDEGFFSASEKRVQNTIMMAKAGGEPMQSAFSYAELEKLLGRHGFRIYDWLTPCNIQTRIIESAGANLKAFEHVNYCLAVRKN
- a CDS encoding DUF6036 family nucleotidyltransferase; its protein translation is MGKMILDDLRKHLERLDEDADLMIDNNDRYQMVIVGGSEFILLGKLTRATHDIDALSVPKELYSLLGKYDINTDVEAYIKVQFFLTARQ
- the gnpA gene encoding 1,3-beta-galactosyl-N-acetylhexosamine phosphorylase, with translation MDELRKTGRVTIPTDLDVVPETLEILKKWGADAIRDCDGTDFPQQLKDADAKIYSTYYTTRKDNAWAKANPDEVQQCYIMTGFYTAPGDTVTIPLMKGISPELMQVNTNDDITRWWEVMDRTTGQPVPPEQWSYADGSVTVQAVPFHEYTVSFLAYLIWDPVHMYNATTNGWTNFEHQITFDVRQPKTHKYSMERLRKFIAEHPYVNVIRYTTFFHQFTLIFDELKREKFVDWYGYSASVSPYILSQFEQEVGYKFRPEYIIDQGYYNNQYRVPSKEFRDFQAFQRREVAKLAKEMVDITHECGCEAMMFLGDHWIGTEPFMPEFKTIGLDAVVGSVGNGSTLRLISDIEGVKYTEGRFLPYFFPDTFHEGGDPVREAKENWVTARRAILRKPIDRIGYGGYLKLALQFPEFVDYVESVCNEFRELYENIKGTTPYCVKRVAVLNCWGKMRAWGCHMVHHALYYKQNYSYAGVIEMLSGAPFDVKFISFEDIKNDPHLLDSLDVIINVGDADTAHTGGIWWEDPEISSAIRKFVWNGGGFIGVGEPSGHPYQGHILQLASVLGVEEENGFTLNYDKYNWEEHPDHFILKDADQPIDFGEGKKNIYALEGTEVLVQRNKEVQMAAHDFGKGRAVYISGVPYSFANSRTLYRAILWSAHSEEELHTWFSSNYNVEVHAYVKNGKYCVVNNTYEPQDTTVYTTDGSSFALHLDANEIKWYEI
- a CDS encoding DUF6903 family protein — encoded protein: MKAYWKNHPALRMILMLVLFVLALVLVVSGWKMTGQLAGLGIMLVGVALLLAVLALYNAAYD
- a CDS encoding carbohydrate ABC transporter permease, which encodes MQNTTEKSSRSAEGLYKFFIYFVLVLLAVTIIVPVAWVFMASIKQNAEFYGNPWALPAGFYWQNFVNAWNGAKMGEYMLNSVIVTALALALLLVVALPAAYCLSRFHFKGCKVLNTLFMAGLFINVNYIVVPIFLMLRDSDVWLKSHFGSGFLLNNLVVLAVVYAATALPFTIYLLSGYFATLPHDFEEAAYIDGASYFSTMTRIIFPMAKPSIITIILFNFLSFWNEYIISMTLMSSTKAPRTLPVGLLNLMQAQQSAAQYGTMYAGLVLVMLPTLILYICVQRQLTQGMTVGGLKG
- a CDS encoding carbohydrate ABC transporter permease; this translates as MRTDKSRKRFVFLCVAPATILFFLFMILPTLNVFRMSLYERGAYSPNETFVGLKNFQHLLRDAQFIRSMQNMILLVVTVTLITFAFALVFAAILTREKIKGQNFFRIIFYIPNILSVVVISGIFSAIYKPENGMLNSIIGLFRNMSDPILWKGEKLVIPSIIIAMVWQAIGYYMVMYMASMSAVPISLYESANLDGAGRLTQFFQITIPLIWTNIRTTLTFFIISTINMAFLFVKAMTSGGPNGASDVALSYMYSQKDAGLYGYSMAIGVVIFLFSFALSACVNKVTNRDTLEF